In Curtobacterium sp. L6-1, a genomic segment contains:
- a CDS encoding sensor histidine kinase produces MADRSRPSRRPRSIRARATGGAALVVFVALVLGAVAFVGVLRTSLVDGVRSTAEQGLDSLTARVEADGTAAVRAEDDDVLAQLQDGDGRVLARAEDSPDRPLAAAEESRYRHDGERWLLVADDVSLPGGGDGVLVVGASLEDADTATRTVTVLVAAAVPVVVALMSLVTWIVVGRALRPVDRMRREVDEVEGTNLHARVDEPGSGDEVDRLAVTMNRMLGRLEASQQAQRQFVSDASHELRSPLATIRQHAEVARAHPEVTDTRELADVVLDEGARLQELVESLLLLTRVDERGRERDRAVDLDDLVFAEASRPRSAMAVPIDVSGVAPARVRGDDRLLGRVVRNLVDNAVRHADHAVVVTLAADGGAAVLTVDDDGRGVPEADRARVFERFVRLDEGRARDAGGSGLGLAIVDAVVRGHGGSVAVSTAPGGGARFTVRLPAEQD; encoded by the coding sequence GTGGCTGACCGGTCGCGTCCGTCCCGCCGCCCCCGGTCCATCCGGGCGCGCGCGACGGGAGGCGCGGCACTCGTCGTCTTCGTCGCCCTCGTCCTCGGGGCGGTCGCGTTCGTCGGGGTCCTCCGGACCTCGCTCGTCGACGGCGTGCGGTCGACCGCCGAGCAGGGCCTGGACAGCCTGACCGCCCGGGTCGAGGCGGACGGGACGGCGGCCGTGCGCGCCGAGGACGACGACGTGCTCGCGCAGCTGCAGGACGGGGACGGCCGCGTGCTGGCCCGCGCGGAGGACAGCCCGGACCGGCCGCTCGCCGCCGCCGAGGAGTCCCGGTACCGGCACGACGGCGAGCGGTGGCTGCTCGTCGCCGACGACGTGTCGCTCCCCGGCGGCGGGGACGGCGTGCTCGTCGTCGGTGCGTCGCTCGAGGACGCCGACACCGCCACCCGGACGGTCACCGTGCTCGTGGCCGCCGCGGTCCCGGTCGTCGTGGCACTCATGTCGCTCGTGACCTGGATCGTCGTCGGCCGCGCCCTCCGACCGGTCGACCGGATGCGCCGCGAGGTCGACGAGGTCGAGGGCACGAACCTGCACGCCCGCGTCGACGAACCGGGCTCCGGGGACGAGGTCGACCGGCTCGCCGTGACCATGAACCGGATGCTCGGACGGCTCGAGGCGTCCCAGCAGGCACAGCGGCAGTTCGTGTCCGACGCCTCACACGAGCTCCGGTCCCCGCTCGCCACGATCCGGCAGCACGCCGAGGTCGCCCGCGCGCACCCGGAGGTCACCGACACCCGGGAGCTGGCCGACGTGGTGCTCGACGAGGGAGCCCGACTGCAGGAGCTCGTCGAGTCGCTGCTCCTGCTCACGCGGGTGGACGAGCGCGGGCGCGAGCGGGACCGTGCGGTCGACCTCGACGACCTGGTCTTCGCGGAGGCGTCCCGGCCGCGGTCCGCGATGGCCGTCCCCATCGACGTGTCCGGCGTCGCTCCGGCCCGGGTGCGCGGCGACGACCGGCTGCTCGGGCGGGTGGTGCGGAACCTCGTGGACAACGCGGTCCGGCACGCGGACCACGCGGTGGTCGTCACGCTCGCCGCCGACGGTGGGGCAGCTGTCCTGACCGTGGACGACGACGGGCGCGGTGTCCCTGAGGCCGACCGCGCCCGCGTCTTCGAGCGCTTCGTCCGGCTCGACGAGGGGCGGGCGCGTGATGCGGGCGGGTCCGGGCTGGGGCTCGCGATCGTCGACGCCGTCGTCCGCGGGCACGGCGGCAGCGTTGCGGTGTCCACGGCGCCCGGTGGCGGCGCCCGTTTCACGGTGCGGCTGCCGGCCGAGCAGGACTGA
- a CDS encoding alpha/beta hydrolase, with protein sequence MSTDTRPSPRRHRALRVGAWALAVLLVLVLVFLVWAHVVMQGTRSAALTVWRDDRVSVRDAGDAVVMTPTGTADGVGIVFVPGAKVDPYAYMATFRQVVGDGTTVVITKPTLNLAFFDTRPLSRFEAHAPGVRTWTVGGHSLGGVRACQLAAGPDVAGLLLLGSYCANDLADTDLDVLSVSGSRDGLSTPAKVAAARDELPASATSVEVPGANHAAFGAYGAQPGDQPATVSRRESGQAITAAVERWVRDLR encoded by the coding sequence GTGAGCACCGACACGCGCCCGAGCCCCCGCCGCCACCGAGCCCTGCGCGTCGGCGCGTGGGCCCTCGCCGTCCTGCTCGTCCTCGTGCTGGTGTTCCTCGTCTGGGCGCACGTCGTCATGCAGGGAACCCGCTCGGCGGCACTCACCGTGTGGCGCGACGACCGGGTGTCCGTGCGGGACGCCGGCGACGCCGTGGTGATGACCCCGACCGGGACCGCGGACGGCGTCGGGATCGTGTTCGTGCCCGGCGCGAAGGTCGACCCGTACGCCTACATGGCGACCTTCCGGCAGGTGGTCGGTGACGGCACGACGGTCGTCATCACGAAGCCGACGCTCAACCTCGCGTTCTTCGACACCCGACCGCTCTCCCGCTTCGAGGCGCACGCCCCCGGCGTCCGGACGTGGACGGTCGGGGGGCACTCGCTCGGCGGGGTGCGGGCCTGCCAGCTCGCGGCGGGGCCCGACGTCGCGGGGCTGCTCCTCCTCGGCAGCTACTGCGCGAACGACCTCGCCGACACCGACCTCGACGTGCTCAGCGTCTCGGGCTCGCGGGACGGCCTGTCGACGCCCGCGAAGGTCGCCGCGGCCCGCGACGAACTCCCTGCCTCCGCGACGTCGGTCGAGGTGCCGGGAGCGAACCACGCCGCCTTCGGTGCCTACGGCGCGCAGCCCGGCGACCAGCCGGCGACGGTCTCCCGGCGCGAGTCCGGGCAGGCGATCACCGCCGCCGTCGAGCGCTGGGTCCGCGACCTCCGCTGA
- a CDS encoding PepSY domain-containing protein — MQTTTKTTARRVALLTALPLVGALVLAGCATDDDDRDDMAAPAVSAPAASAPSVSATEGTGTGTTAADGKSLAAAAATARTAVGSGTVTSIEQEAGGTSWEVVVVTADGNEQEVHVAADGKRTTAGPTKETSDADDVAENERFVEAADLTVSQAASRLTGTVAGTVTELGLDDHAGTVVWEGDVLDGSGATHSIRIDAGSGKVLANSVDTDD, encoded by the coding sequence ATGCAGACCACGACGAAGACCACCGCCCGCCGCGTCGCCCTCCTCACCGCACTCCCCCTCGTCGGGGCCCTGGTGCTCGCCGGGTGCGCGACGGACGACGACGACCGCGACGACATGGCCGCCCCCGCCGTCTCCGCCCCGGCTGCGTCCGCCCCGTCCGTCTCCGCGACCGAGGGCACCGGTACCGGTACGACCGCCGCCGACGGGAAGTCCCTCGCCGCCGCAGCCGCGACCGCACGCACGGCCGTCGGCTCGGGCACCGTCACCTCGATCGAGCAGGAGGCCGGCGGCACCTCGTGGGAGGTCGTCGTCGTCACCGCCGACGGCAACGAGCAGGAGGTGCACGTCGCCGCGGACGGGAAGCGCACCACCGCTGGTCCGACGAAGGAGACCTCGGACGCCGACGACGTCGCGGAGAACGAGCGGTTCGTCGAAGCCGCAGACCTCACGGTGTCCCAGGCCGCCTCACGTCTGACGGGGACGGTCGCGGGCACGGTCACCGAGCTCGGTCTCGACGACCACGCGGGCACCGTCGTCTGGGAGGGCGACGTCCTCGACGGCTCCGGCGCGACGCACAGCATCCGCATCGACGCCGGCAGCGGCAAGGTGCTCGCGAACAGCGTCGACACCGACGACTGA
- a CDS encoding response regulator transcription factor translates to MRVLVVDDEVRLAEGIRKGLQAEGFAVDVAHDGVDGLWYARENPYDAIVLDLMMPGMSGWKVCETLRAEQDWTPVLMLTAKDGEWDQVDALDAGADDYVTKPFSFPVLVARLRALVRRGSRERPTVLQAGDLRLDPAERRVWRGEVLLDLTSREFTVLEYLMRHLGQVLSKRDVIANVWDDDFAGDPNIVEVYVGHLRRTVDRPFGRNAIETVRGAGYRLAADGG, encoded by the coding sequence ATGCGTGTGCTGGTGGTCGACGACGAGGTCCGGCTCGCCGAGGGCATCCGGAAGGGCCTGCAGGCCGAGGGCTTCGCGGTCGACGTCGCCCACGACGGTGTCGACGGCCTCTGGTACGCCCGCGAGAACCCGTACGACGCCATCGTGCTCGACCTCATGATGCCGGGCATGAGCGGCTGGAAGGTCTGCGAGACCCTGCGCGCCGAGCAGGACTGGACGCCCGTGCTCATGCTCACCGCGAAGGACGGCGAGTGGGACCAGGTGGACGCCCTCGACGCCGGCGCCGACGACTACGTGACGAAGCCGTTCTCGTTCCCGGTGCTCGTCGCACGGCTCCGCGCGCTCGTCCGGCGCGGGTCCCGGGAGCGGCCCACGGTCCTCCAGGCCGGTGACCTGCGCTTGGACCCCGCGGAGCGACGGGTCTGGCGGGGCGAGGTCCTGCTCGACCTGACCAGCCGGGAGTTCACGGTCCTCGAGTACCTGATGCGCCACCTCGGGCAGGTGCTGTCCAAGCGCGACGTCATCGCGAACGTCTGGGACGACGACTTCGCGGGGGACCCGAACATCGTCGAGGTGTACGTCGGGCACCTCCGACGGACGGTCGACCGACCGTTCGGCCGGAACGCCATCGAGACCGTCCGCGGGGCCGGCTACCGCCTCGCCGCCGACGGTGGCTGA
- the hxlB gene encoding 6-phospho-3-hexuloisomerase produces the protein MTRLTLATALDLVSHELDDLVDGVAESDQTVADRALDLLDGAERVFVHGAGRSGLALRMTAMRFMHLGLDVHVVGETTTPAIEEGNVLLTASGSGTTGGIVQAARTAVDVGAQVVAVSTTSSSPLAELAEVTLVLPAATKTDRSGTASAQYAGSLFEQGVVLLGDALFHALWQRSGHSADDLWPRHANLE, from the coding sequence ATGACCCGACTGACGCTCGCCACCGCGCTCGACCTCGTGAGCCACGAACTCGACGACCTCGTCGACGGGGTGGCCGAGAGCGACCAGACGGTCGCGGACCGCGCACTCGACCTGCTCGACGGCGCCGAGCGCGTGTTCGTGCACGGCGCCGGCCGGTCCGGCCTCGCGCTCCGGATGACCGCGATGCGATTCATGCACCTCGGGCTCGACGTGCACGTCGTCGGCGAGACCACGACCCCCGCGATCGAGGAGGGCAACGTCCTGCTCACCGCGAGCGGGTCGGGCACGACCGGCGGCATCGTGCAGGCCGCGCGCACGGCGGTCGACGTCGGTGCGCAGGTCGTCGCCGTGTCGACCACGTCCTCGTCCCCCCTCGCCGAGCTGGCCGAGGTCACCCTCGTGCTGCCGGCGGCGACGAAGACGGACCGCTCCGGGACCGCCTCGGCCCAGTACGCGGGCAGCCTGTTCGAGCAGGGCGTCGTCCTGCTCGGCGACGCGCTGTTCCACGCGCTCTGGCAGCGCAGCGGACACTCCGCCGACGACCTCTGGCCGCGGCACGCCAACCTCGAATGA
- a CDS encoding helix-turn-helix transcriptional regulator, which yields MDASTGREARITPDTSVTAVPGPGRASAPALPTSSRDPGHPNRADAAEQARVLADQADRHTLTLESVLAVLRSPRVGDAAARAEAVEIASAALVDLRTSTDRQREVLLEPVAGAFSRLRADLRPLVRFGDLDVQFVEPPATGRALPGDVAHAARAIVRTAVLTLVDEGSAGRVRIQWDCDGRNLLMQLRDDGAGTHDAQDDAMRPIAERVAALAGQMRVDSTPGWGSVLDVTVPLDPPIGSVPSPEDSDLTPRELDVLRLVATGVGNREIADGLGISVNTVKYHVANLLRKHGARTRAELAAHAHAG from the coding sequence GTGGACGCATCGACCGGCCGGGAGGCCCGCATCACCCCCGACACCTCGGTGACGGCGGTCCCGGGGCCGGGTCGGGCCTCCGCTCCAGCGCTGCCGACGTCGTCACGCGACCCGGGGCACCCGAACCGGGCCGACGCCGCCGAGCAGGCCCGCGTGCTGGCCGACCAGGCCGACCGCCACACCCTGACGCTCGAGTCCGTCCTCGCGGTCCTGCGCTCCCCGCGGGTGGGCGACGCCGCCGCACGGGCCGAGGCGGTGGAGATCGCGTCCGCCGCCCTCGTCGACCTGCGCACCTCGACGGACCGGCAGCGCGAGGTGCTGCTCGAGCCCGTCGCCGGGGCGTTCTCGCGCCTCCGCGCCGACCTGCGCCCCCTCGTGCGGTTCGGCGACCTCGACGTGCAGTTCGTGGAACCACCGGCGACCGGACGTGCGCTGCCCGGCGACGTCGCGCACGCCGCCCGGGCGATCGTCCGGACGGCGGTGCTCACCCTCGTCGACGAGGGGTCCGCCGGACGGGTCCGGATCCAGTGGGACTGCGACGGGCGGAACCTGCTCATGCAGCTGCGCGACGACGGCGCCGGCACGCACGACGCCCAGGACGACGCCATGCGGCCGATCGCCGAACGGGTCGCGGCACTCGCCGGCCAGATGCGGGTGGACTCGACGCCGGGCTGGGGGTCCGTCCTCGACGTGACCGTGCCGCTCGACCCGCCGATCGGTTCGGTGCCCTCGCCCGAGGACTCCGACCTGACCCCGCGCGAGCTCGACGTCCTGCGGCTCGTCGCGACCGGCGTGGGCAACCGCGAGATCGCCGACGGGCTCGGCATCAGCGTGAACACGGTGAAGTACCACGTGGCGAACCTGCTCCGGAAGCACGGCGCCCGGACCCGCGCGGAGCTCGCGGCGCACGCGCACGCCGGCTGA
- the hxlA gene encoding 3-hexulose-6-phosphate synthase has product MQLQFAIDTLSTDTALELAAAAAPHVDILELGTPLVKSAGVAAITAMKDAHPDKIVFADLKTMDAGELEADMAFQAGADLVTVLGVAGDSTIVGAVKAAKKHGKGIVVDLIGVPDKAARAREVTELGVEFVEVHAGLDEQAEEGFTFDTLLDEGKASGVPFSIAGGVKASSVASVKAAGARVAVAGSAIYSASDVGAAAAEIRAAIDAA; this is encoded by the coding sequence ATGCAGCTCCAGTTCGCCATCGACACCCTCTCCACCGACACCGCCCTCGAGCTCGCCGCCGCGGCTGCCCCGCACGTCGACATCCTCGAGCTCGGCACGCCCCTCGTGAAGAGCGCCGGCGTCGCGGCCATCACCGCGATGAAGGATGCCCACCCGGACAAGATCGTGTTCGCCGACCTCAAGACGATGGACGCCGGTGAGCTCGAGGCCGACATGGCGTTCCAGGCCGGTGCCGACCTCGTCACCGTGCTCGGCGTCGCCGGGGACAGCACCATCGTCGGTGCCGTGAAGGCAGCGAAGAAGCACGGCAAGGGCATCGTCGTCGACCTGATCGGCGTCCCGGACAAGGCTGCCCGTGCCCGCGAGGTCACCGAGCTCGGCGTCGAGTTCGTCGAGGTGCACGCCGGCCTCGACGAGCAGGCCGAGGAGGGCTTCACCTTCGACACGCTCCTCGACGAGGGCAAGGCCTCGGGCGTGCCGTTCTCGATCGCCGGTGGCGTGAAGGCGTCCTCGGTCGCCTCGGTGAAGGCTGCCGGAGCCCGCGTCGCCGTCGCCGGCAGCGCGATCTACAGCGCCTCGGACGTCGGTGCCGCTGCCGCCGAGATCCGCGCCGCGATCGACGCCGCGTAG